A region of the Bryobacteraceae bacterium genome:
TCACCCGCGGCGCTGCGCGAAGACCTGATCACGCACAAACTGATCACACCAAACCCCGAGCGGCTCAGCTACATCCGTTTCGCCTTCGAACGCGGCTACACGGTGGAAGACGTCTATGACATGACGAAGATCGACCGCTGGTTCCTGCGCCAGATCGAGGAGGGCGTCCGCTTCGAGCAGCAGCTCGAGGGCCGGGACCTGGCTTCGGTCACCGCCGCAGAAATGAGGCAGGCCAAGCGCGACGGCCTTAGCGATGCCCGGCTGGCGCGGCTGTGGAATACCACCGCTGACGCGGTGCGCGCCCGACGCCGGGAGTTGGGTGTCACGGCGGTGTTCAACCGCGTGGACACCTGCGCCGCCGAGTTCGAAAGTTTCACGCCGTATCTCTACTCGAGCTACGAGGACCAGTGCGAAGCCGATCCGGACACGCGGAAGAAGGTGATGATCCTCGGCTCCGGGCCCAACCGGATCGGACAGGGCATCGAATTCGACTACTGCTGCGTGCACGCCGCCTTCGCCCTGCGCGACTTCGGCGTCGAGTCGATCATGGTCAACTGCAACCCGGAGACCGTGTCCACTGACTACGACACCAGCGACCGGCTCTACTTCGAGCCGCTGACGCTCGAAGAGGTGCTCAACATCTACGACCGCGAGCGGCCCGACGGCGTCATCGTCCAGTTCGGCGGCCAGACGCCGCTGAACCTCGCACTGCCGCTCAAGCGCGCCGGCGTGCCGATCCTGGGCACGGATCCCGAAAACATCGATCTGGCCGAAGACCGCAAGCTCTTCGGCCGCGTGCTGGACGGGCTCGGCATCCCCGCTCCGCCCTATGGCACGGCCACCAACACCGAGGAGGCCGTCGCGGTGGCCCGCCGGCTTGGATTCCCGGTGCTCGTGCGCCCCAGCTACGTCCTCGGCGGCCGCGCCATGGTTATCGCCTATGAGGAAGACACCGTCCGCCGCTACATGCAGGAGGCGTCGCTCTATGCGCCGGACCGGCCGGTGCTGATCGACCGCTTCCTCGAAGACGCGGTGGAAGTGGACGTCGACGCCATCAGCGACGGCGAAGACGTGCTGATCGGCGGCATCATGGAGCACATCGAAGAGGCGGGCATCCACTCGGGCGACTCAAGCTGCGTGCTGCCGCCGCAGTCGCTCAGCAACGGCGTTCTCAGCCTGATTCAGGACTACACCGTGCGGCTGGCCCGCGCGCTGAACGTCCGCGGCCTGATGAACGTGCAGTACGCGGTCAAGGACGGCCAGGTGTTCGTTCTGGAGGTGAACCCGCGCGCCTCGCGCACCGTGCCGTACGTCTCGAAAGCGACCGGCGTGCGGCTGCCGAAAGTCGCCGTGGGGATCATGCTCGGCCAGCGGCTCAGGGAGCTGGCGCATCTTACCGGTGGCAGAACATCGGGCGTGCTCCCGGTGAAACAGGTGTGCGTGAAGTCGCCGGTGTTCCCGTTCTCAAAATTCCCCGGCGTCGACCCGGCCCTCGGTCCGGAAATGCGCTCCACGGGCGAAGTGATGGGAGTCGGCGAAAATTTCGGCGAGGCCTTCGGCAAGGCGCAACTGAGCGCGGGCGTTCCGCTGCCAGATGAGGGCATGATCTTTTTCAGCGTGAACGACCGCCACAAGCCGGAGGCCGTGCAACTGGCGCAGCGGCTCGCCCGGCTGGGTTTCCAGCTTGCCGCCACCCGCGGCACGGCCGCCGCCTTCCGCGCCGCGGGCCTCGCGGTGAAGACCGTGTTCAAGGTCAACGAAGGACGGCCCAACGCGGTGGACCTGATCAAGGACGGCAAGCTCAGGCTCGTCGTCTATACGACCACCGGCGCGCACTCTTTCAGCGATGAGCGCGCCATCCGCCGCTCGGCCGTCACCTGGCGCGTGCCCTGCATTACCACCATCGCCGGCGCGCGCGCCGCCGTCGATGCGATCGAGAGCCGCCTCCGCGATCCCCTCCGCGTCTGGAACCTTCAGCAGATGCACGCCTGAGCCGGGCGCGCCGCGCTCCTGAGCCGCGACTCAAGCTCGCCCGCAGGACGAGCGGAAGCCGGCGGTTCCCGGTTCGGGCGCGGGATGCGCAGCGGCCGCCCGTTTCGCAGCCTCCAGGTGGTTCCCTCTCGGCTCGGGAGGGCCTTCTGAACCGCCTTCCGGGCCGTGACTGGAGCGCGCCGGGCCATGCCACTGACCGCGGATTCCGGCCATAACCGGAGTCTGCGGCTCAGAACCTGCGGAGCGGGCGGCAATTCTCAACCGCTGCTGTCCCACAGGCATGGGGCTGGTTCAGGCCTTGGCCGGGTCTTTCTGATTGACCTGCCAGACCCTGTTGCGATAGATTCATTTTGTCGATAGCCATGTAGGGCTCTGTCATTTTTAAATTTGGCGCGATCCGGACGAATGCCTTCCCGCTCCCGTTCCTGTGTGCCTGCCGCTGTCGCCGGCGCGTTGATCCTCCTCCTCGTACCCGCCCTCGTCTACGCCCAGTCCTTCATCTCGCCGGGCAGCGTCTCCCGCCCCGCACTGGCCGAGGACACGGTGGACCGGCTGGCGGATTCGAACCCGCCAGCGCCGCCCCCAGCGTTGCGTCCCCCCAATCTCATGTCCGGCAGGGATCCTCTGGAAGATCTGGCACCGCCAGCCCAAAAGGCGCTGCGGCAGGCCGAGAAGCTCTTCCAGCACGGGAAGTTTCTGATTCAGGAAGGCAAGCCAAACGAGGCCCGTCGCGCTTTTGACGAAGCGGTCGACGTTTTGCTGACGGTACCCGCCGACTCCGAAGGCCGGGAGCGGCTGGAACGCCGCATCGAGGAGCTGATCCGGCGGATCCACCGCTACGACCTTGAAGATCTGGGCGCGGGCTTTGCGCCTGAGCTTCAGCAGTTCCCGCCTTCGCCGATGGATGAGATCCTGAACCTGACGTTTCCCGCGGATCCCTCCCTGGCCGCGCGGCGCCTGCCCCGCATCGAACTCGGTCAGTCCCAGCTTCCTCTGGTCGTGAACGACGCCGTGCGGAATTACATCAATTACTTCACCAGCCCGCGCGGCTCGCGCATTCTCCTGAACGGACTGCGCCGCAGCGGCCGCTACCGGCAGATGATTTACCGCATCCTCGACGAAGAGGGCGTTCCTCGCGAACTCATCCATCTGGCGCAGGCCGAATCGGCTTTCCAGCCGCGCGCCGTCAGCCGCGCCCGCGCCTCGGGCATGTGGCAGTTCGTCCGCAGCCGCGGGGCCGAGTATGGCCTGACGGCCAGCCGAACCGCCGACGAACGCATGGATCCGGAAAAGGCCACGCGCGCTGCCGCCCGTCACCTGCGCGACCTTTACCGCCAGATGGGTGACTGGCACCTGGCCATGGCCGCCTACAACTGCGGCCCCCTCTGCGTCGAGCGCGCCGTCCAGCGCACCGGCTACGCCGATTTCTGGGAACTGCGCGCCCGCAACGCCCTGCCCCGCGAAACGATGAACTACGTCCCGGCGATTCTCGCCATCGCGATCATCGCCCAGAATCCGCAGCTCTATGGCCTGCCGGCGGTGGACTTCGACGATCCGCTCGAGTATGACACGGTCCGGCTGACGGCGGAGACCAGCCTTTCCCTGATCGCCGATGCCGCCGACGTGGCCCTGGCCGATATCCGCGATCTGAACCCGTCGCTGCTCGGCAAGACGGCGCCCGCGGGTGCCGAGGTGCGGGTGCCGCGCGGCAGCGGCCAGGCCGTGCTGGCGGCCCTGGATCTGGTGCCTCCCGATAAGCGGGCTCGCTGGCGCCTGCACCGCGTGAACGAAGGCGATACGCTCGCCGCCATTGCACGCCGCTATCAGTCGTCTTCCGCGCTGATCGGGTCCGCCAACGATCCCGCCGGCGCCGGTCTGCGCCTGGAAGAGGGGGCCCTGCTCGTGGTGCCGGTGGCGCCGCCAGCGCCTCAGCGGGTGCGGCGCGCCGCTGCTCCAACGTCAAGATCCGCCCTCGCCCGTGGCGCAACGCGCCGCCGGGCCACCGCTGGAGTGAAAGTGGCCAGCGCCGGCGGCCGCGGTACGGCGCGCCGGTGAAAGGCCGGATTCCCGCCTCGAACGCGCCCCGCCGCTCTCAGGGGGCTTTCCAGAATTCTTAAAACAAGTTATCCTGATTATGATTCGGCCCGCAGGGAGGATCATTGCATGAGTCGATGGATTGCGCAGCCATTTGACTCCTACGACGAGGAGACGGATTTCGATTCCGCGCTCAGCGACGACAGCGTAGGAGAGGTCGAAGACACCCTGGAAGAGGAGCCCGAAGAGCCCGGGCAGGAAACTGCCCCCGTCAAAGCGGCTCCGGAGCCCGGCGCGAAGCCCGCTCCCGCGCCGGCGCAAGCGCCCGCAACGTCTGAATCGCCTCAGCCGGCTCCGGCCGAGCCTGTCCCTGAGCCCGCCCCGCCGGAGGTGAAGCCCGCCGCCGCGCCGGCTCGGAAACCGGCCGCGGCCAGGCCCGCCAAAGCTCCCGCAAAAGTTTCCCGGCCCAGGCCGGGGAAAGCAGCCGCCAAGGCTGCCAAAAAACCGGCATCCGCCGTTCGAAAGGTAACGAAGAAGACCGTGAAAAAAGCAACCAAGAAGGCTGTCGTCAAGAAAGCAGCCGCTCCGAAGAAAGCCGCGGTAAAAAAGGCCGCGGCTGTCAAAAAGGCAGCAGCGAAGAAGGCCGTCAAGAAGGCCGCTCCCAAGAAGGCTGCCCCGAAGAAGACCGTGGTGAAGAAGGCCGCCGTCAAAAAGGCTGCGGCGAAGAAGACCGCGGTGAAAAAGGCCGTAAAGAAAACGGCCGCGAAGAAGAGATAGGCGGCCGGGCGCGCCTTCCGGCCACGCCGCCAAGGCCGCCACGCCAGCTCATCTCATCATGACTCTGATGTTCAATGGGCGTCCCCGCCGGGCGCCCTTCTTCTTTTACGGCCACGGCGAAAATGGCCGCCTGGCGGGCTTCAGCCTTCCGCGGCGGGCGGTCTTGCCACAATCCGGCGGCACTTTTCGAAAAGTTCGAGCAGCGCGTCGGCCTGCTCCTCCGGAGTTCGCGGCGGCCTGCCGGAAAAACCCACCGCCTGCGCTCCTTTCGCGTAGCCGGTGGTTGTGGCGATAAATTTCATCAGTTCCAGCGCGATTTCGTCGGCGCTTTTCGGCCTGAGTTCGGCAGCCAGCCCCTGTTCCTGCATTTCGCTGTGTTTCTCCTTTGCCGTGGATGCGGCCCCGTGCGGCGGCGGCCGCGCCCTTCGTGTTTATTCTAGAGGGTAGATGCCGGTGCACGCGACGCGGCTGTTACGCCGCATGCGCGGCGGCGCACAGGCGCACCTGCTGGCCTGTGATGACGGCCGCTTCTACGTCACCAAGTTCCTCAATAACCCGCAGCACCGCCGCATCCTCGCCAACGAGTGGGCTGCCGCGATCCTGCTTCGCCACCTCGGCATCGCCCACCCGGATGTCCGCGTCGTCGTAGTCAGCGCCGAACTGCTCGCCGCCGAACCTGACATCCATTTCCAGCTCGGCACCCGCCGCGCGCCGGTCGAGCCCGGCCTCCACTTCGGCTCGCTGTTCCCCGGCAACCCCGATACGGAAGCCGTCTACGACTTCCTCCCGGATTCGCTCCTTCCCTCCGTGGCCAACCTCGATCACTTCGCCGGAGCGCTCGTCTTCGACAAATGGACCGCCAACAGCGACTCCCGCCAGGCCATCTTCTTCCGTCGCCGCCTCAGCGACTTCCTCGACCGCGCCGGCCCGCCCAACCAGAAAGGCTTCATCGCCTGGATGGTCGACCACGGCTACATCTTCGACGGCCCCCACTGGGACTTTCCAGACTCCCCCATCCAGGGCCTCTACTTCCGCCCGCTCGTCTACCGCGGCCTGACCTCAATGGAGAGTCTGGAACCCTTTCTCTCCCGTGCCGAGCACTGCCCCGAGGCCCTCTTTGACGAAATCCTCCGCAGCACCCCTCCGGCCTGGATCGAGGGAGAGGAAGACGCCTGGGAGCGTGTGCTCGAGAAGCTCTTCCACCGCCGCGGCCGGATCGCCGACCTCATCCGCGCCACCATCCGCGCCCGCCCCCAGGCGTTTCCGGACTGGCGAGGCTGAGTCCGCCGGTCGCAGACCGGCTCGGCCCGCCCGCCCCCGCCGTGACTCCATCCGCACCGGGTATGTTAAGGTATGGAGCGAGTGACCTCCTCGGGCGGGGCGGTTCCGGACGCTCGCTCACCGGCTCCCGTGCCCCTTCCCTGGAGGCAGATTCCCTATGGCGAAATCTCTGGTCATTGTCGAGTCGCCCGCCAAGGCGAAAACCATCGGCAAGTATCTGGGCAAGGACTTTGCCGTCAAGGCGAGCCTGGGCCACATCAAGGATCTGCCGAAAAACCAGCTTGCCGTGGACGTCGAAAACGGCTTCGAGCCCACCTATGTCATCATCGAGGGCAAAAAGAAGCTGATCGAAGAGCTCCGCAGGGCCGCCCATTCGTCTGACGCCGTCTACCTGGCGGCCGACCCCGACCGCGAGGGCGAGGCCATCTGCTACCACCTCCAGGAGGAGCTCCAGCCGA
Encoded here:
- a CDS encoding carbamoyl-phosphate synthase (glutamine-hydrolyzing), with amino-acid sequence MPRRNDIHRILIIGSGPIVIGQACEFDYSGTQACKALRADGYEVILMNSNPATIMTDPDLADRTYIEPLTVEYAEEVIRRERPDALLSTVGGQTGLNLSVELAERGILDRYGVELIGAKLEAIKKAEDRLLFKDAMRKIGLEVPQSRLLTSVEEGLEFAAKIGYPVILRPSFTLGGTGGGIAYNREDLIEILQRGLDLSPVHEVLAEESVLGWKEFELEVMRDLAGNAIIVCSIENFDPMGVHTGDSITVAPAQTLTDREYQMMRDGALAVLREIGVDTGGSNVQFAINPENGRMVVVEMNPRVSRSSALASKATGFPIAKIAAKLAVGYRLDEIPNDITRVTPACFEPTIDYVVVKIPRWQFEKFPGAEPVLTTQMKSVGEVMAIGRTFRQALNKGLRALETGRASSPAALREDLITHKLITPNPERLSYIRFAFERGYTVEDVYDMTKIDRWFLRQIEEGVRFEQQLEGRDLASVTAAEMRQAKRDGLSDARLARLWNTTADAVRARRRELGVTAVFNRVDTCAAEFESFTPYLYSSYEDQCEADPDTRKKVMILGSGPNRIGQGIEFDYCCVHAAFALRDFGVESIMVNCNPETVSTDYDTSDRLYFEPLTLEEVLNIYDRERPDGVIVQFGGQTPLNLALPLKRAGVPILGTDPENIDLAEDRKLFGRVLDGLGIPAPPYGTATNTEEAVAVARRLGFPVLVRPSYVLGGRAMVIAYEEDTVRRYMQEASLYAPDRPVLIDRFLEDAVEVDVDAISDGEDVLIGGIMEHIEEAGIHSGDSSCVLPPQSLSNGVLSLIQDYTVRLARALNVRGLMNVQYAVKDGQVFVLEVNPRASRTVPYVSKATGVRLPKVAVGIMLGQRLRELAHLTGGRTSGVLPVKQVCVKSPVFPFSKFPGVDPALGPEMRSTGEVMGVGENFGEAFGKAQLSAGVPLPDEGMIFFSVNDRHKPEAVQLAQRLARLGFQLAATRGTAAAFRAAGLAVKTVFKVNEGRPNAVDLIKDGKLRLVVYTTTGAHSFSDERAIRRSAVTWRVPCITTIAGARAAVDAIESRLRDPLRVWNLQQMHA